A portion of the Faecalibacterium sp. I3-3-89 genome contains these proteins:
- the atpG gene encoding ATP synthase F1 subunit gamma has protein sequence MAGSMKDIKLRIKSVESTMQITKAMELVASSKMRRAKERVEHSRPYFETLYESLTKIAAADPRARNPYLRRDEIKRTLLVVIAGDRGLAGGYNANVFKQADAAGGPAIVLPIGKRSAEYFAHHEADLFTHEVLLAADVSVSECFTLSHQITEGFLKGEYDAVKLCYTRFDSMMTQTAITLEVLPLTIEPTEAQKAEARRSQILYKPSSEEVFGAIIPEYVAGVLYGAVCESVASELAARRTAMDAATKNAGEMIEHLNLYYNRARQAAITQEITEIVAGAEN, from the coding sequence ATGGCAGGTTCCATGAAGGACATCAAGCTGCGCATCAAAAGCGTAGAGAGTACCATGCAGATCACCAAGGCTATGGAGCTGGTGGCTTCCTCCAAAATGCGCCGTGCCAAGGAGCGGGTGGAGCACAGCCGCCCCTACTTTGAAACGCTGTATGAATCGCTGACCAAGATCGCGGCGGCGGACCCCCGTGCCCGCAACCCCTATCTGCGCCGGGACGAGATCAAGCGCACCCTGCTGGTGGTCATCGCGGGCGACCGCGGACTGGCGGGCGGCTATAACGCCAATGTGTTCAAGCAGGCCGACGCTGCCGGAGGTCCCGCCATCGTCCTGCCCATCGGTAAGCGCTCGGCGGAGTATTTCGCCCACCACGAGGCCGACCTGTTCACCCACGAGGTGCTGCTGGCGGCGGACGTGTCCGTGAGCGAGTGCTTCACCCTGTCCCACCAGATAACGGAGGGCTTCCTCAAGGGCGAGTACGACGCGGTGAAGCTCTGCTATACCCGCTTCGACTCCATGATGACCCAGACGGCCATCACCCTTGAGGTGCTGCCCCTGACCATCGAGCCTACAGAGGCCCAGAAGGCCGAGGCACGCCGGAGCCAGATCCTGTACAAGCCCAGCAGCGAGGAAGTGTTCGGCGCGATCATCCCCGAGTATGTGGCCGGTGTCCTCTACGGCGCAGTGTGCGAGAGCGTAGCCAGCGAGCTGGCCGCCCGCCGCACGGCCATGGATGCCGCCACCAAGAACGCCGGTGAGATGATAGAGCATCTGAATCTGTATTACAACCGCGCCCGTCAGGCCGCCATCACGCAGGAGATCACCGAGATCGTGGCTGGTGCGGAGAATTAA
- the atpA gene encoding F0F1 ATP synthase subunit alpha gives MQLKPEEISKIIRAQIKHYENVIEQSEVGTVILVGDGIARASGLEKCMAGELLQFENGEYGMAQNLEENTVSIVLLGSDVGIKEGSTVKRTGKVVSVPVGEALIGRVVNALGQPIDGAGPIETTEFRPIESPAPGIIERQPVKEPLQTGIKAIDSMIPIGRGQRELIIGDRQTGKTTIASDTIINQKGKDVICIYVAIGQKRSTVANLVQSLTEAGAMSYTIVVSATASELSPLQYIAPYSGCAMGEYFMHKGKHVLIIYDDLSKHAVAYRALSLLIRRPPGREAYPGDVFYLHSRLLERAAKLSDELGGGSLTALPIIETQAGDVSAYIPTNVISITDGQIFLETELFHSGVMPAVNPGISVSRVGGNAQIKAMKKVAGTLKLIYSQYRELQSFAQFGSDLDADTKARLAQGERIVEVLKQNRSAPVAVEKQVAILYATIHDYLVNIKVPAVAEYEKGLYEYLDADAAGASVMETIRTTGKLEKDAEEALKGVLSAYTESFIKAH, from the coding sequence ATGCAACTGAAACCTGAAGAGATCTCCAAGATCATCCGTGCTCAGATCAAGCATTACGAAAATGTCATCGAGCAGAGCGAGGTCGGCACGGTCATTCTGGTGGGCGACGGCATCGCCCGCGCCAGCGGTCTGGAAAAGTGCATGGCAGGCGAGCTGCTCCAGTTTGAGAACGGCGAGTACGGCATGGCGCAGAACCTCGAGGAGAACACCGTCTCCATCGTTCTGCTGGGTTCCGACGTCGGCATCAAGGAGGGCAGCACCGTCAAGCGCACCGGCAAGGTCGTGTCCGTCCCGGTGGGCGAGGCACTGATCGGCCGCGTCGTCAACGCACTGGGCCAGCCCATCGACGGCGCCGGCCCCATCGAGACGACGGAGTTCCGCCCCATCGAAAGCCCGGCCCCCGGCATCATCGAGCGCCAGCCCGTCAAGGAGCCGCTCCAGACCGGCATCAAGGCCATCGACTCCATGATCCCCATCGGCCGCGGCCAGCGTGAGCTGATCATCGGCGACCGCCAGACCGGCAAGACCACCATCGCGTCCGATACCATCATCAACCAGAAGGGCAAGGACGTCATCTGCATCTACGTCGCCATCGGCCAGAAGCGCTCTACCGTGGCAAACCTCGTCCAGAGCCTCACCGAGGCCGGGGCCATGAGCTACACCATCGTGGTGTCGGCCACGGCCTCCGAGCTGTCGCCGCTGCAGTATATCGCGCCCTACTCCGGCTGTGCCATGGGCGAGTATTTCATGCACAAGGGCAAGCACGTCCTCATCATCTACGATGACCTGTCCAAGCACGCCGTCGCTTACCGTGCCCTGTCGCTGCTGATCCGCCGTCCCCCGGGACGTGAGGCCTACCCCGGCGACGTTTTCTATCTGCACTCCCGTCTGCTGGAGCGCGCGGCCAAGCTCTCCGACGAGCTGGGCGGCGGCAGCCTGACGGCTCTGCCCATCATCGAGACGCAGGCGGGCGATGTGTCCGCCTACATCCCCACCAACGTCATCTCCATCACCGACGGCCAGATCTTCCTTGAGACGGAGCTGTTCCACTCGGGCGTCATGCCGGCCGTCAACCCCGGCATCTCGGTCTCCCGTGTCGGCGGCAACGCCCAGATCAAGGCCATGAAAAAGGTGGCCGGCACCCTGAAGCTCATCTACTCCCAGTACCGCGAGCTGCAGTCCTTCGCACAGTTCGGCTCCGATCTGGACGCCGACACCAAGGCCCGTCTGGCACAGGGCGAGCGCATCGTGGAGGTGCTGAAGCAGAACCGCTCGGCCCCCGTTGCGGTGGAAAAGCAGGTGGCCATCCTCTACGCGACCATCCACGACTACCTTGTGAACATCAAGGTGCCCGCCGTGGCAGAGTACGAGAAGGGCCTGTACGAGTATCTGGATGCCGATGCTGCCGGTGCCTCTGTGATGGAGACCATCCGCACCACCGGCAAGCTGGAAAAGGACGCCGAGGAAGCTCTGAAAGGCGTGCTGTCCGCTTACACTGAGAGCTTTATCAAGGCGCACTGA